A portion of the Stigmatella aurantiaca DW4/3-1 genome contains these proteins:
- a CDS encoding FHA domain-containing protein, giving the protein MNHLTFTAGPLNGRRIQLMKKEVIIGSLEGTLILEGDKSASGKHAKLTVSKSGVTLEDLGSLIGTKVNGKKLSGPVTLAPGDTIQIGESVATFNSMVPKAPSSPLAFGAVSSSSSAKKEEEEEAATPVLEIHHIDVGQGDATLIQIRNGAGALAYSMLIDTGRTGAETASYLDTLIHKDAFRRIDACVISHYDSDHIGGARAVFQKKYLQDSVCFYDLGVPLDAGDTEYTDYANLAILKDKRQVLPLDTPLVDLHGVKLRCLAYNGFMKSERSGRFWSMSENADVPWADRTSHIPAHEKNHCSAALLLEFGAFRYFTAGDLCGYYEDLVCNYMNFFVADRHVCAWKLGHHGAAEATSPKLLSTFRPRFGVISCGSDNGYGHPAQDTLNRLEKFNESLFKCSYFVTARVVPATGQKFSIGQLPPAGSGSHNQGTVVIRVTGEQARTHAFTVSSKSFPSGTKFNCGMRAYDAKAEDGLKVSTNAAKRKQTPESILLSKKRKEDREAPILTAITQGAQARFGTGTPIQEAWWSAPGVAKHTARIARSARSNYSGEAVRRVQQLISSHQPSITRIESAGALEAFLQKILK; this is encoded by the coding sequence ATGAACCACCTCACCTTTACGGCAGGCCCGCTGAATGGTCGGCGCATCCAATTGATGAAGAAGGAGGTCATCATCGGATCCCTGGAAGGGACGCTGATCTTGGAGGGAGACAAGAGTGCCTCCGGGAAACATGCCAAGCTGACCGTCTCGAAGTCTGGAGTCACGCTGGAGGACCTGGGATCCCTCATCGGCACCAAGGTCAATGGGAAGAAACTCTCGGGTCCTGTCACGCTCGCGCCAGGAGACACGATTCAAATCGGAGAGAGCGTGGCGACCTTCAATTCCATGGTCCCCAAGGCCCCTTCGTCCCCCCTGGCCTTTGGCGCCGTGTCCTCGTCCAGCTCGGCGAAGAAGGAAGAAGAGGAAGAGGCTGCCACCCCCGTCCTGGAGATCCATCACATCGATGTGGGCCAGGGCGATGCCACCCTCATCCAGATCCGCAATGGAGCAGGAGCGCTCGCCTATTCGATGCTGATCGACACGGGCCGGACGGGTGCGGAGACCGCCAGCTACCTCGACACGCTCATCCACAAGGACGCTTTCCGGCGGATCGATGCCTGCGTCATCTCCCATTACGACTCCGACCACATCGGAGGGGCCCGCGCTGTTTTCCAGAAGAAGTACTTGCAGGACAGCGTCTGCTTCTACGACCTGGGCGTGCCTTTGGACGCGGGGGACACGGAGTACACAGACTACGCCAACCTCGCCATCCTCAAGGACAAACGCCAAGTCCTGCCGCTGGACACGCCCCTGGTGGACTTACACGGGGTGAAGCTCCGGTGCCTCGCCTACAACGGCTTCATGAAGTCCGAGCGGAGCGGGCGCTTCTGGTCCATGAGCGAGAATGCGGACGTGCCTTGGGCCGACAGGACCAGTCACATTCCGGCCCACGAAAAGAACCATTGCAGCGCGGCCCTGCTGCTGGAGTTTGGCGCCTTCCGCTATTTCACCGCGGGCGACCTCTGCGGCTACTACGAAGATCTCGTCTGCAATTACATGAACTTCTTCGTCGCGGACCGCCACGTCTGCGCATGGAAGCTGGGACACCATGGCGCCGCCGAAGCAACGAGCCCCAAGCTCCTGTCGACGTTCCGCCCTCGGTTCGGGGTGATCTCCTGTGGGAGTGACAATGGGTATGGCCACCCCGCCCAGGACACCCTCAACCGGTTGGAGAAGTTCAACGAGAGCCTGTTCAAATGCAGTTACTTCGTCACGGCGAGGGTGGTGCCCGCCACGGGACAAAAGTTCTCGATCGGCCAGTTGCCCCCGGCTGGCAGCGGCTCGCACAACCAGGGCACGGTCGTCATCCGCGTGACCGGGGAGCAGGCCCGGACACATGCGTTCACGGTGAGCTCGAAGTCGTTCCCATCCGGCACGAAGTTCAACTGCGGAATGAGGGCCTATGATGCCAAGGCCGAGGACGGCCTGAAGGTTTCCACGAACGCCGCGAAGCGCAAGCAGACCCCCGAGAGCATTCTTCTCTCCAAGAAGAGGAAGGAGGACCGGGAGGCCCCCATCCTCACCGCCATCACGCAGGGTGCCCAGGCGCGGTTTGGAACGGGTACGCCGATCCAAGAGGCCTGGTGGAGTGCCCCTGGGGTGGCGAAGCACACGGCGCGAATCGCCCGGAGCGCCCGGAGCAACTACAGCGGGGAGGCCGTCCGCCGGGTGCAGCAGTTGATCTCGAGCCACCAGCCCAGCATCACGCGGATCGAGTCCGCGGGAGCGCTGGAGGCGTTTCTCCAAAAGATCCTCAAGTGA